From a region of the Corvus cornix cornix isolate S_Up_H32 chromosome 2, ASM73873v5, whole genome shotgun sequence genome:
- the KCNS2 gene encoding potassium voltage-gated channel subfamily S member 2 yields the protein MTGQSLRALSEANFEDNEISINVGGFKKKMRSNTLLRFPETRLGKLLSCHSKESILELCDDYDDTKNEFYFDRNPELFPYVLHFYNTGKLHVMGELCVFSFSQEIEYWGINEFFIDSCCSYSYHGRKMEPDQEKWEEQSDQESTTSSFDEILAFYNDASKFDKQPFGNIRRQLWLALDNPGYSVLSRIFSVLSIVVVLGSIVTMCLNSLPDFQIVDSNGNPEEDPRFEIVEHFGIAWFTFELVARFAVAPDFLKFFKHALNLIDLMSILPFYITLIVNLVVESSPTLANLGRVAQVLRLMRIFRILKLARHSTGLRSLGATLKYSYREVGLLLLYLSVGISIFSVVAYTIEKEENEGLATIPACWWWATVSMTTVGYGDVVPGSTAGKLTASACILAGILVVVLPITLIFNKFSHFYRRQKQLESAMRSCDFGDGMKEVPSVNLRDYYAYKVKSLMASLTNMSRSTPSELSLNDSLH from the coding sequence ATGACAGGGCAGAGTCTGAGGGCTTTATCTGAAGCAAATTTTGAAGACAATGAGATCAGCATCAACGTTGGAGGCTTTAAGAAAAAGATGAGATCCAACACATTATTAAGGTTCCCTGAGACCAGGCTGGGCAAATTGCTGAGCTGCCACTCAAAGGAGTCAATACTGGAGCTTTGTGATGACTATGATGACACCaagaatgaattttattttgacagGAACCCCGAGCTCTTTCCTTATGTGCTACATTTTTATAACACTGGCAAGCTCCATGTGATGGGCGaactctgtgtgttttctttcagccaGGAGATTGAATACTGGGGAATCAATGAATTCTTTATAGACTCCTGCTGCAGTTATAGCTACCATGGGAGAAAAATGGAGCCAGACCAAGAGAAATGGGAGGAACAAAGTGACCAGGAAAGTACCACATCTTCTTTTGATGAGATTTTGGCATTCTACAATGATGCCTCTAAATTTGACAAACAGCCCTTTGGAAACAtcaggaggcagctctggctTGCTTTGGATAATCCTGGGTACTCAGTTTTAAGCCGGATCTTCAGTGTCCTTTCAAtagtggtggtgctgggctcCATTGTGACCATGTGCCTGAACAGCCTCCCAGACTTTCAGATTGTTGACAGCAATGGGAACCCCGAGGAAGACCCTCGCTTTGAAATTGTGGAACATTTTGGTATTGCATGGTTCACTTTTGAACTGGTGGCGAGATTTGCAGTAGCtcctgactttttaaaatttttcaagcATGCCCTAAATTTGATTGACCTAATGTCTATCCTTCCATTTTATATTACATTAATTGTCAACTTGGTGGTGGAAAGTAGTCCGACTTTAGCAAATTTAGGCAGAGTTGCACAAGTGCTGAGACTCATGAGGATCTTCCGTATATTAAAGCTTGCTAGACACTCCACAGGTCTCAGGTCTCTCGGAGCCACCCTGAAGTATAGCTACAGAGAGGTGGGGCTTCTTTTACTCTACCTCTCTGTTGGCATCTCCATTTTCTCAGTAGTGGCTTATACCATtgagaaagaagagaatgaGGGGTTAGCCACCATCCCTGCTTGTTGGTGGTGGGCTACTGTTAGCATGACCACAGTTGGCTACGGGGATGTGGTGCCAGGGAGCACTGCTGGCAAGTTGACGGCATCTGCATGCATCCTAGCTGGTATCCTAGTGGTAGTGCTTCCCATTACACTGATCTTTAATAAATTCTCCCACTTCTATAGGCGTCAGAAGCAGTTAGAGAGTGCTATGAGAAGCTGTGATTTTGGTGATGGCATGAAAGAAGTTCCATCTGTCAACTTAAGGGACTACTATGCTTATAAAGTTAAATCCCTTATGGCCAGTCTGACCAATATGAGCAGGAGTACCCCCAGTGAGTTGAGCCTGAATGATTCACTGCATTAG